In Neokomagataea tanensis, one genomic interval encodes:
- the thyX gene encoding FAD-dependent thymidylate synthase, whose product MALTSEQQAEIASLRLEPTLTSRPTVPAMEEILARPIEVLDHGFLRVVDYMGDDSAVVQAARVSYGRGTRKTSEDAGLIRYLMRHRHSTPFEMCEIKFHVKLPVFVARQWIRHRMASVNEYSARYSILDREFYLPDLAQVSAQSSSNRQGRSEALDADKAHRVLNLLRDDANRCYEHYEELLDEERYGLARELARMNLTLNTYTQWYWKIDLHNFMHFLALRADPHAQYEIRVYAEKMLEILRAWVPQTAVAFEEYRLGAFTFSAGMLRVLQRQLSGEVVAQENSGLTKREWSEMQAALQGA is encoded by the coding sequence CTCGAACCAACGCTCACTTCCCGGCCGACTGTCCCGGCGATGGAAGAGATCCTCGCTCGACCGATTGAGGTTCTGGACCATGGCTTTTTGCGGGTCGTGGATTATATGGGGGACGACAGTGCTGTAGTGCAGGCAGCGCGAGTGTCGTATGGCCGCGGCACACGAAAAACATCCGAAGATGCAGGGCTTATCCGCTATCTGATGCGGCATCGCCACTCTACGCCGTTTGAAATGTGCGAGATTAAGTTCCATGTAAAATTGCCCGTGTTTGTCGCGCGGCAATGGATCCGCCACCGTATGGCTAGCGTGAACGAGTATTCTGCTCGTTACTCAATTTTGGATCGTGAATTTTATCTACCCGACTTGGCGCAAGTGTCTGCTCAAAGTTCGAGCAATCGTCAGGGGCGCAGTGAGGCACTTGATGCCGATAAGGCGCATCGGGTTCTTAACCTTCTCCGCGATGACGCAAACCGTTGTTACGAGCACTACGAAGAGCTGCTGGATGAAGAGCGTTACGGTCTTGCGCGTGAACTGGCGCGCATGAACCTTACGTTAAACACTTACACGCAGTGGTACTGGAAAATAGACCTGCATAACTTTATGCATTTTCTTGCTTTGCGTGCAGACCCTCATGCGCAGTACGAAATTCGCGTTTATGCTGAGAAGATGCTGGAGATTTTGCGGGCGTGGGTTCCGCAGACTGCGGTTGCCTTTGAAGAATATCGCTTGGGCGCATTCACGTTCTCTGCGGGCATGTTGCGCGTTTTGCAGCGGCAACTGTCTGGGGAGGTCGTAGCCCAAGAGAATTCAGGCCTTACTAAGCGGGAGTGGTCCGAAATGCAGGCGGCTCTGCAAGGGGCTTAA
- a CDS encoding dienelactone hydrolase family protein: MGLEFHDYHDGSVVLQAAVARPKTSNAPIVLVAHQWAGRSEVEHAIINRLAEAGYVGVALDLFGKDKVGDLHGDNTHLIKPWVEDRSALVQRFLSGLKFARSLLGVNAEEVVALGYCFGGMSVLDVARSRLGGLRGVVSLHGLLHAEPTLADGDIETKVMVYHGWSDPMVPPEQVVSFAGEMTHRQADWQFHAFGHVGHAFTNPSADKKEAGLYYDKAADQRSWQGILSFLSEVFD, encoded by the coding sequence ATGGGCCTCGAGTTTCACGACTACCACGATGGTTCGGTCGTTTTGCAAGCCGCTGTAGCGCGGCCTAAAACCTCAAATGCTCCAATTGTTCTTGTTGCTCATCAATGGGCAGGGCGCAGCGAAGTCGAGCACGCAATTATTAACCGTTTAGCTGAAGCTGGTTATGTCGGTGTTGCGTTGGATTTGTTTGGAAAAGACAAGGTTGGCGATCTTCATGGGGACAATACGCATCTTATCAAACCGTGGGTTGAGGATCGTTCAGCGTTGGTGCAGCGCTTTCTATCTGGTTTGAAATTCGCGCGAAGCTTGCTGGGCGTCAATGCAGAAGAGGTTGTGGCCCTGGGGTATTGCTTTGGGGGGATGAGTGTATTGGATGTCGCGCGCTCAAGGCTTGGAGGGCTGCGTGGCGTGGTGAGTTTGCATGGCTTGCTTCACGCAGAACCCACGCTGGCTGACGGTGATATAGAGACCAAGGTCATGGTGTATCACGGTTGGAGCGACCCTATGGTTCCGCCTGAGCAGGTTGTGTCTTTTGCGGGCGAAATGACGCATAGGCAGGCGGATTGGCAATTTCACGCATTTGGGCATGTCGGTCACGCTTTTACGAACCCATCAGCGGATAAAAAAGAAGCTGGATTGTACTATGACAAGGCGGCTGACCAGAGATCGTGGCAAGGGATTCTGAGCTTTCTAAGTGAAGTGTTTGATTAA
- a CDS encoding AfsR/SARP family transcriptional regulator yields MISAGRAIAPREADASVLRIKLVGRIEANTVTGQSVLPIGSKTRALLAVLALADRKPVLRSHLAELLWSKRPEEMARASLRQEIHRLQEALRPVGASVVDVQRSSLTLKPVLSSVDVERLKAGGLAAAGQYTETAEKLLPELDGIDPALDEWLVAQRHQLNKFIIAQYEAALLEARDFESIERASIDLIGVDALNELAWSARIEAALRQGNAAHARSLAIQFKRFLSENSADVKIEQKTQNLLERVLLHEGGSSLSSAHGGVVPVRQYRAGAGFLPIFPGLIRRTGR; encoded by the coding sequence ATGATTTCGGCTGGACGTGCAATTGCACCCCGCGAGGCGGACGCATCTGTTCTGCGTATAAAGCTCGTTGGGCGAATAGAGGCGAACACGGTTACGGGGCAAAGTGTGCTACCGATTGGTAGCAAAACAAGGGCGCTTTTAGCAGTTTTGGCGTTGGCGGACCGTAAGCCAGTTCTCCGTTCGCATCTCGCCGAGTTGCTGTGGAGTAAAAGACCAGAGGAGATGGCCCGCGCCTCTTTGCGCCAAGAAATACACCGTCTCCAAGAAGCACTGCGTCCTGTAGGGGCAAGTGTTGTTGACGTTCAGCGAAGCTCTTTGACGCTGAAGCCTGTTTTGAGTTCAGTTGACGTTGAACGCTTAAAAGCTGGTGGATTGGCCGCTGCGGGGCAGTATACGGAAACCGCAGAAAAGCTTTTACCGGAACTGGATGGTATAGATCCTGCTTTGGATGAGTGGTTGGTAGCGCAGCGTCATCAACTAAACAAATTTATTATAGCGCAATATGAAGCGGCTTTACTTGAGGCGCGAGATTTCGAGAGTATTGAGCGGGCATCTATTGATCTTATTGGTGTTGATGCGCTTAACGAACTTGCATGGAGTGCTCGGATCGAGGCTGCTCTACGGCAAGGTAATGCAGCTCATGCGCGTTCACTGGCGATCCAGTTCAAAAGATTTCTTTCGGAAAATTCAGCCGACGTAAAAATCGAGCAGAAAACTCAAAACCTGCTTGAACGGGTGTTACTGCATGAAGGCGGATCGTCTTTGTCGTCTGCTCATGGGGGAGTGGTTCCGGTGCGGCAGTACAGGGCGGGGGCGGGGTTTCTTCCAATATTCCCGGGTCTAATTCGTCGGACTGGTCGGTGA
- a CDS encoding DUF3576 domain-containing protein gives MPRDNMIARYPMSPAAVRAKMVGRTQVLLSVALKGTALLSLGILSACGSSRDPSSLATPHNHLLGVDRGAEGGADDLKGGVNAYLWRGAIDTLSFMPLSSADAVGGVILTDWYQPPASQNERFKIAAYVLDRRLRSDALRVAVFRQTLQNGSWQDTPVSATTTSDITTRILTRARQLRAENGERDN, from the coding sequence ATGCCTCGCGACAATATGATTGCCCGGTACCCAATGTCACCCGCTGCCGTCCGTGCGAAAATGGTTGGACGTACCCAAGTGCTGCTTTCGGTAGCGCTAAAGGGCACTGCGCTGCTTTCTCTAGGGATTTTGTCTGCATGTGGTAGCAGCCGCGATCCCAGCAGCCTGGCAACTCCGCATAATCACTTGCTTGGGGTTGATCGCGGTGCTGAAGGTGGCGCTGATGACCTCAAGGGAGGCGTCAATGCTTACCTCTGGCGTGGTGCAATTGATACTTTGTCCTTCATGCCGCTTTCTTCTGCTGACGCAGTAGGCGGGGTGATCTTGACCGACTGGTACCAGCCTCCAGCCAGCCAAAATGAGCGCTTCAAAATCGCGGCTTACGTGTTGGACCGTCGCTTGCGCTCAGATGCATTGCGTGTGGCTGTTTTCCGCCAGACTTTACAAAACGGGTCTTGGCAAGACACGCCGGTATCCGCAACGACGACTTCTGATATTACAACGCGTATTTTGACGCGAGCTCGCCAACTCCGTGCTGAAAATGGCGAACGGGACAACTGA
- the leuS gene encoding leucine--tRNA ligase, producing the protein MNDVSNAFNFHAREPFWQAEWDKRKAFSVPDVPEEGRPKYYVLEMFPYPSGQLHVGHVRNYTLGDVVARYKRAQGYSVMHPMGWDAFGLPAENAARERGVHPGQWTMDNIAAMRETLQRLGFSLDWDREIATCQPEYYGHQQKLFLDMLAGGLVERRDSQVNWDPVDETVLANEQVVDGRGWRSGALITKKTLSQWFLKITDFAQPLLDSLGDLERWPERVRIMQERWIGRSEGARVTFALNNPPADFGPDLAGVDVFTTRPDTLFGLSFIGLSPDHPLAAKIAETNPQAKAFIEECQRAGTSEEVIEAAEKVGFDTGLEVVNPFNPEQKAPVWIANFVLMGYGTGAVFACPCGDQRDLDFARKYGLPVPQVLLPEGEDASTFEVGAKAVAGDARLFNSGFLNGLSVEEGKQKALEHLEALGIGRRVVNWRLRDWGISRQRYWGCPIPVIHCSSCGTVPVPDDQLPVVLPEDVAFDRPGNPLDHHPTWKHVDCPKCGSAATRETDTFDTFVDSSWYFARFTSPHAGVPTVQEAANAWLPVDQYIGGIEHAILHLLYARFFTRAMEKTGHVGVSEPFTGLFTQGMVTHESYRDSSGWLYPEEVERRGEQVVRKDTGTAVDVGRSEKMSKSKRNTVSPLEIIERFGADTARWFVLSDSPPERDMEWTASGVAAAARFGQRLYRLIASVAEQDARDAAYPENALSPLADDLRRASHRAIQAVTEALEAFTPNVAVARLHELTSALADVMTKQGEGLPAARREAAGILCLLTAPMMPHLSEEMMAVLEPGGELVVERAWPVADPALLTARQVTIAVQVLGKLRGTIDVPPDAPREQVLAAAKEEYNVARALEGKRIVKEIHVPNRIVNFVVAG; encoded by the coding sequence ATGAACGACGTATCAAACGCTTTTAATTTTCACGCACGCGAGCCTTTTTGGCAGGCAGAATGGGACAAGCGCAAAGCTTTCTCTGTGCCTGATGTACCCGAAGAGGGACGGCCTAAATACTACGTACTTGAAATGTTCCCCTATCCATCGGGGCAACTGCACGTTGGGCATGTGCGCAACTATACTTTGGGTGATGTTGTAGCGCGCTACAAGCGTGCTCAAGGTTATTCAGTTATGCATCCCATGGGCTGGGATGCCTTTGGTTTGCCAGCAGAAAACGCTGCGCGTGAGCGCGGCGTGCATCCGGGTCAATGGACCATGGATAATATTGCTGCGATGCGTGAGACATTACAGCGTTTGGGATTCTCGCTCGACTGGGATCGTGAAATTGCGACGTGCCAGCCGGAATATTACGGGCATCAGCAAAAGCTCTTTTTGGACATGCTGGCAGGTGGGCTTGTCGAGCGGCGGGATTCTCAGGTCAACTGGGACCCAGTGGATGAAACTGTTCTGGCAAATGAACAGGTGGTTGATGGGCGTGGTTGGCGTTCAGGAGCACTGATCACAAAGAAAACACTGTCCCAGTGGTTCCTGAAAATCACGGATTTCGCGCAGCCACTTCTTGATTCCTTAGGTGACTTAGAGCGCTGGCCTGAGCGTGTACGGATCATGCAGGAGCGTTGGATTGGGCGTTCAGAGGGTGCACGGGTAACGTTTGCGCTGAACAATCCGCCCGCCGATTTTGGTCCTGACCTTGCTGGCGTTGACGTGTTTACGACGCGTCCCGATACGTTGTTTGGTTTGAGTTTTATTGGGCTTTCCCCGGACCACCCTTTAGCTGCGAAAATTGCTGAGACTAACCCTCAGGCCAAAGCATTTATTGAAGAATGCCAGCGCGCAGGTACGTCCGAAGAGGTTATTGAAGCGGCGGAAAAAGTAGGCTTTGATACCGGGCTAGAGGTCGTTAATCCATTCAATCCAGAGCAAAAAGCACCCGTTTGGATCGCTAATTTTGTACTTATGGGGTATGGCACGGGAGCGGTTTTTGCGTGCCCTTGTGGAGACCAGCGTGATCTGGACTTTGCGCGCAAGTATGGCTTGCCGGTACCGCAAGTTCTGTTACCTGAAGGCGAAGACGCTAGTACTTTTGAGGTCGGTGCAAAAGCTGTTGCAGGCGATGCGCGGTTGTTCAATTCCGGCTTTTTGAATGGTCTCAGCGTCGAAGAGGGTAAGCAAAAAGCACTGGAGCATCTTGAAGCTCTGGGAATTGGCCGCCGCGTTGTGAACTGGCGCCTTCGTGATTGGGGTATCTCAAGGCAGCGTTATTGGGGCTGTCCTATCCCGGTCATACACTGCTCCTCTTGCGGGACAGTGCCTGTGCCGGACGATCAGTTGCCAGTCGTATTGCCGGAAGATGTAGCGTTTGACCGGCCGGGTAATCCGCTCGACCATCACCCGACTTGGAAGCATGTGGACTGCCCAAAATGCGGTAGTGCCGCCACGCGCGAAACGGATACTTTCGATACGTTTGTTGATAGCTCGTGGTATTTTGCCCGCTTTACGAGCCCCCATGCTGGCGTCCCAACGGTGCAGGAGGCAGCAAATGCCTGGCTGCCGGTGGATCAGTATATCGGCGGGATCGAGCACGCGATTTTACATCTTCTCTATGCACGCTTTTTCACACGCGCGATGGAAAAGACGGGTCATGTAGGTGTGAGTGAGCCATTCACGGGTCTGTTCACGCAGGGAATGGTGACGCATGAAAGTTACCGTGATTCGTCTGGGTGGTTGTATCCAGAGGAAGTAGAGCGCCGTGGCGAGCAGGTTGTCCGGAAAGATACGGGTACAGCGGTGGACGTTGGGCGTTCTGAAAAGATGTCCAAATCCAAGCGTAACACAGTGTCTCCGCTGGAAATTATCGAGCGTTTTGGCGCAGATACAGCACGCTGGTTTGTTCTCTCTGATAGCCCGCCAGAAAGGGATATGGAGTGGACGGCTTCGGGCGTAGCTGCTGCTGCCCGTTTCGGGCAAAGACTCTATCGTTTGATTGCAAGCGTTGCTGAGCAGGACGCACGTGACGCTGCCTATCCAGAGAATGCTCTTTCGCCTCTTGCGGATGATCTGCGGCGCGCGTCACATCGAGCAATTCAAGCTGTTACGGAAGCTCTAGAGGCTTTCACACCGAACGTGGCTGTCGCACGTCTGCATGAGTTAACGTCTGCTCTGGCGGATGTAATGACTAAGCAAGGTGAGGGCTTACCCGCGGCTCGCCGCGAAGCAGCAGGGATACTGTGCCTGCTAACCGCGCCAATGATGCCGCACCTTTCGGAAGAAATGATGGCAGTTCTTGAGCCGGGCGGAGAGTTAGTTGTTGAGCGGGCTTGGCCTGTTGCCGATCCTGCTCTTCTAACGGCGCGCCAGGTAACGATTGCAGTGCAGGTATTGGGCAAACTGCGTGGCACGATTGACGTTCCGCCGGATGCGCCACGTGAACAAGTGTTGGCTGCGGCGAAAGAAGAGTACAATGTTGCGCGTGCCTTGGAAGGTAAGCGCATCGTAAAGGAAATTCATGTGCCGAACCGAATTGTAAACTTCGTTGTGGCGGGCTGA
- the holA gene encoding DNA polymerase III subunit delta: MKIDARQVGRALKDAGHWRAILLYGEDSGLIRERAAQAVRCVAETLDDPFRVAQLDRETHDRLEEEATALSLIGGRRVVWVREGGDALLNAVTRLLNAASDTLVVLEAPGLTSRSKLRAFAEKHKDVASIACYPEEGRALAQTVTDALSRENITIDRDAMAWLHTRLSADRAGVRGEIEKLALLAGSGGRLDIETVQDCVGDAGGTSLDDAAHAAMAGDVAGVDQALERAFADGAAPVAVARVVLALINKVLRVALAEEEGQTRSEAIKGLRPPIFFKRMPAFTRAVERWPIDALALAAERTQALELACKQSGMPDVVLCKRHLASLCRGGQAWLRGISR, translated from the coding sequence GTGAAAATTGACGCGCGTCAGGTCGGACGTGCCCTGAAAGATGCAGGGCACTGGCGCGCTATTCTTCTCTACGGAGAAGATAGCGGCTTAATCCGTGAGCGCGCTGCGCAGGCCGTGCGATGCGTTGCCGAAACACTGGATGATCCGTTTCGTGTTGCTCAGTTGGATCGTGAAACGCATGACCGATTAGAGGAAGAAGCAACGGCTTTATCGCTTATCGGTGGGCGTCGTGTAGTTTGGGTGCGCGAGGGTGGGGACGCCCTACTCAACGCCGTGACGCGTTTGTTAAATGCTGCGTCTGACACGCTTGTAGTTTTGGAGGCACCCGGCTTAACATCACGGTCCAAGCTACGTGCCTTCGCAGAGAAGCATAAAGATGTGGCATCTATTGCTTGTTACCCGGAAGAGGGCAGAGCGCTTGCCCAGACCGTCACAGATGCCCTCAGCCGCGAAAATATCACTATCGACCGGGACGCTATGGCGTGGCTGCATACTCGTCTCTCCGCAGACCGGGCCGGTGTGCGTGGAGAAATTGAAAAGCTCGCATTGCTAGCGGGGTCCGGTGGGCGTTTGGATATTGAAACAGTGCAAGACTGTGTAGGCGATGCAGGTGGCACATCGCTTGATGATGCCGCTCATGCCGCCATGGCGGGTGACGTCGCAGGGGTAGACCAAGCACTAGAGCGTGCTTTTGCTGATGGGGCTGCTCCTGTTGCTGTGGCGCGCGTTGTACTAGCGTTGATTAACAAAGTTCTCCGAGTTGCTTTGGCAGAAGAAGAAGGCCAGACGCGCTCTGAAGCTATAAAAGGGTTACGCCCGCCGATTTTTTTCAAGCGCATGCCTGCTTTTACGAGGGCAGTGGAGCGTTGGCCTATTGATGCTCTGGCGCTTGCTGCGGAACGAACACAGGCGCTTGAATTGGCGTGCAAGCAAAGCGGTATGCCCGATGTAGTGCTATGCAAACGGCACTTGGCGTCTTTGTGTCGAGGTGGTCAAGCCTGGCTCAGGGGTATTAGTCGCTAA
- a CDS encoding metallophosphoesterase family protein, which produces MKFIHTADWQLGKPFGRFDAERRSSLTQARFDVIDRIGTLACSNDARHVLVAGDVFDTEGPEERTIAQAVARMERHACCWWLLPGNHDFARNHGLWDRVRKKIKAGSAGTIKLLTEAAPHEIEDGVWLLPAPLQGRHTQNDPTTVFDTMATPNARLRIGLAHGGVTNFGSEYDADVANLIAPNRAQISHLDYLALGDWHGRLKIDARTWYAGTPEVDRFHSGTGRDEPGSVLLVTLGQGQSPQVEPLQSGRYRWVERSWIVDGTEAFEAELKRFLESTEAPETLLRLKLAGMTDLTQRVAITSRLENDIAHRLMFLDVNSHELLGRPADDDFVALEGEGMLGLAAQKLRERIEIGGEEGRLARKALERLFIEFQRVNS; this is translated from the coding sequence ATGAAATTCATCCATACGGCAGACTGGCAGCTAGGCAAGCCATTTGGACGATTTGATGCGGAACGGCGCTCATCGCTGACGCAAGCGCGGTTCGATGTAATTGATCGTATTGGGACATTGGCGTGCAGTAATGATGCTCGCCATGTTTTAGTTGCGGGTGACGTTTTCGATACTGAAGGGCCGGAGGAGCGCACGATTGCACAGGCAGTAGCCCGGATGGAGCGGCATGCTTGTTGCTGGTGGTTGTTACCTGGAAACCATGATTTTGCCCGCAATCACGGTCTGTGGGACCGTGTTAGAAAAAAAATTAAGGCAGGTAGTGCAGGGACTATCAAACTCTTAACTGAAGCCGCGCCGCATGAGATAGAGGATGGCGTTTGGCTTTTGCCTGCTCCCCTGCAAGGACGCCATACGCAGAACGATCCAACGACGGTGTTTGATACCATGGCAACGCCAAATGCCCGGTTACGGATTGGCTTGGCACATGGCGGCGTGACAAATTTTGGCAGTGAGTACGATGCAGATGTTGCCAATCTCATCGCTCCAAACCGGGCACAGATAAGTCATTTGGATTATTTGGCACTGGGGGATTGGCACGGACGTTTAAAAATTGATGCGCGCACATGGTATGCAGGTACGCCCGAGGTTGATCGTTTCCACTCTGGCACTGGGAGGGATGAACCCGGGAGCGTACTTCTAGTCACGTTAGGGCAGGGGCAAAGCCCTCAGGTTGAGCCACTCCAGTCAGGGCGTTACAGATGGGTAGAGCGGTCGTGGATTGTCGACGGAACTGAGGCGTTTGAGGCCGAATTAAAGCGTTTTCTGGAAAGTACCGAAGCGCCTGAAACACTCTTGCGTTTGAAATTGGCAGGAATGACCGATTTGACGCAGCGTGTGGCGATTACTTCGCGGCTTGAGAACGATATTGCGCATCGTTTGATGTTTTTGGATGTAAATTCACACGAATTGCTCGGTCGTCCTGCAGATGATGACTTCGTTGCCCTTGAGGGTGAGGGGATGCTCGGTCTAGCAGCGCAAAAATTGAGAGAGCGGATCGAAATAGGGGGCGAAGAAGGACGATTGGCTCGAAAAGCATTGGAGCGGTTATTTATTGAATTTCAGAGAGTTAATTCCTAA
- a CDS encoding AAA family ATPase has product MSLYLQKIELENFRRFRQPVQLDGLTEGLNILIAPNEAGKSTLLEALKAAFFVKAKGASKQHKSYLPYGDKVSPSVAVRFQFKNQTWQIEKTFMQGAKTVLSGPEGRYEGEDAEYHLREQLGAVAAGGAGKKAEPEGALGMLWVRQAAALTLDAPDEFVRDKLSATLEHEVGAIVGGRAFNRVKEGIDQLSMRYGTARSRTQGLYPEAQLRSDRAEEAYKHAQSLHYALEEKFSELEQVRIRLRQVEREVNSEEDQQKRAQLQKDLQNAESAVQNVQLRRAEHEAAQRVAYDLGELEKHAETLKQEALRIEAELTQAQAQCAVFDEQVVEKRVEITALEGDLDCKRSELRSLREAAKNADHQHAAANRRDALLDAQKRYEQLCACEEALTKAQKVISLMLPDSALIALDKAERDVANKRALIEADAARIIVSGDLSTLSIDGRPAVSGEIKIDKIISLSVGGAHLRLEPSRSAQRARFDYQAAVDTLARLLNEAGVESIAEARQRNERARQAQIDTKHLHERISTLCPADKRMDLGSGAEALKALVLSTDFAAIAGGGDAELPDMEAIYKAVEEAEDSLSRREKTLDLQRVQLNELEKNVHPVALKIATLRAEQERNARDKERLMQHPDWEQHSTKLLQARERLAGSVLGLRDAERLVDISNPEAIKIKIARLDQYQQSLAHQRSSLRDELSSLEATVAAEGGKGLAERLVAAEEEQAAADEAKRRIKDDVEALQLLQGVLDEARVEMSGRFVAPVARRAKAYIEKILPNTAPGFDENLKLAHLTRGLTAEESDDLSKGTQEQLAVIVRLAFADILQQQGQAVSLILDDPLVYADDARLELMLDMLEEASGRLQIIILTCREHAFRLAGGKRLFLPLSGKKE; this is encoded by the coding sequence ATGAGCCTTTATCTTCAAAAAATCGAGCTAGAGAATTTTCGTCGTTTCCGGCAGCCCGTTCAGTTAGATGGCCTGACAGAGGGCTTGAATATTCTTATCGCCCCGAACGAGGCGGGTAAATCGACTTTATTAGAAGCGCTAAAAGCGGCTTTCTTCGTTAAGGCTAAAGGCGCGAGTAAGCAGCATAAATCGTATTTACCTTATGGCGATAAGGTCTCGCCAAGTGTTGCGGTAAGGTTTCAATTCAAGAATCAAACTTGGCAAATAGAAAAAACCTTCATGCAGGGGGCAAAGACCGTCCTGAGTGGGCCAGAAGGCCGTTATGAGGGCGAAGATGCCGAATACCATCTGAGAGAGCAATTAGGGGCCGTAGCGGCGGGGGGGGCTGGCAAGAAGGCTGAGCCGGAAGGGGCGCTGGGTATGCTCTGGGTTCGTCAGGCGGCCGCTTTGACGCTAGATGCCCCTGATGAGTTCGTTCGTGACAAACTAAGCGCCACTTTGGAGCATGAAGTTGGGGCAATCGTTGGGGGGCGAGCGTTTAACCGCGTTAAAGAAGGCATTGACCAGTTGAGTATGCGCTACGGCACGGCCCGTAGCCGTACGCAGGGTTTGTACCCAGAAGCCCAGTTGCGTTCAGATCGGGCGGAGGAGGCGTATAAACACGCTCAATCGTTACATTACGCGTTGGAAGAAAAATTTTCGGAGCTAGAGCAGGTAAGAATTAGACTAAGACAAGTAGAGAGAGAGGTAAATTCAGAAGAGGACCAGCAAAAGCGCGCGCAATTGCAAAAAGATCTGCAAAATGCGGAAAGTGCGGTCCAGAATGTACAATTGCGCCGGGCTGAACATGAAGCTGCGCAACGTGTTGCTTACGATTTGGGGGAGTTGGAAAAACACGCTGAAACTCTAAAGCAAGAAGCTTTACGCATTGAGGCTGAACTTACTCAAGCACAGGCGCAATGTGCTGTTTTTGATGAGCAAGTTGTTGAAAAACGCGTGGAGATTACCGCCTTAGAAGGTGATTTGGACTGTAAAAGGTCCGAGCTGCGGTCCCTGCGCGAGGCGGCAAAAAATGCGGATCATCAACATGCCGCGGCCAACCGCAGGGACGCCCTTTTAGACGCCCAAAAGCGTTATGAGCAGCTTTGTGCGTGCGAGGAGGCTCTTACCAAGGCGCAAAAAGTCATATCATTGATGTTGCCTGACAGCGCTTTGATTGCCTTGGACAAGGCCGAGCGCGATGTGGCAAATAAGCGTGCTTTGATTGAGGCTGATGCAGCAAGAATTATAGTTTCGGGTGATTTATCGACCCTGAGTATTGATGGAAGACCGGCTGTATCTGGTGAAATCAAAATTGATAAAATTATTTCGCTCAGTGTTGGTGGCGCACATTTAAGGCTTGAGCCCTCGCGCAGTGCACAACGAGCACGCTTTGACTATCAAGCGGCCGTCGATACGTTGGCACGATTGTTGAACGAGGCGGGCGTAGAAAGTATAGCTGAGGCTCGGCAGCGCAATGAGCGGGCAAGGCAAGCCCAGATTGATACGAAGCATTTGCATGAGCGCATCTCCACTTTGTGCCCTGCGGATAAGCGTATGGATTTGGGCTCTGGCGCTGAGGCTCTTAAAGCGCTTGTGCTCTCCACTGATTTTGCAGCGATTGCTGGGGGAGGGGACGCAGAACTGCCAGACATGGAAGCGATTTATAAGGCCGTCGAGGAGGCAGAAGATAGCCTGTCACGACGGGAAAAGACCCTAGACTTGCAGCGCGTTCAACTGAATGAATTAGAGAAAAATGTTCACCCTGTTGCGCTAAAAATAGCCACCCTTCGGGCAGAGCAAGAGCGTAACGCGCGTGACAAAGAACGCCTCATGCAGCACCCGGATTGGGAGCAGCACTCTACGAAATTGTTGCAAGCGCGTGAGCGTCTTGCGGGTTCAGTTTTAGGGCTTAGAGATGCTGAGCGGTTGGTAGACATCAGTAATCCAGAAGCTATCAAAATAAAAATTGCGCGTTTGGACCAATATCAGCAATCTCTGGCCCATCAGCGTTCGTCATTGCGTGACGAATTGTCGAGTTTAGAAGCCACTGTTGCCGCAGAAGGCGGCAAAGGTTTGGCTGAGCGTTTGGTCGCCGCGGAGGAAGAACAGGCTGCTGCGGATGAGGCAAAACGTCGCATCAAAGATGATGTAGAGGCTTTGCAACTATTGCAGGGTGTGTTGGACGAGGCGCGGGTTGAGATGTCAGGCCGTTTTGTCGCCCCAGTCGCGCGTCGGGCCAAGGCCTATATTGAGAAAATTCTACCAAATACTGCTCCGGGGTTCGATGAGAATTTGAAATTAGCTCATTTAACACGGGGGCTGACGGCAGAAGAAAGCGATGACTTATCCAAAGGTACGCAGGAGCAGTTGGCTGTTATTGTCCGCTTGGCTTTTGCGGATATTTTGCAGCAGCAAGGTCAAGCGGTTTCGCTTATATTAGATGACCCTCTGGTGTACGCAGATGATGCCCGTCTGGAGCTAATGCTGGACATGTTGGAAGAAGCTTCGGGGCGGTTACAAATTATTATTTTAACATGTCGTGAGCATGCTTTTCGTTTGGCAGGAGGTAAAAGGCTATTTTTACCTTTATCGGGCAAGAAAGAATAA